AACGCATGCCTATAGCAATAAGCACATCGCATTCGTTAGTTAACTTATTAGGTGCATAGTTACCATGCATACCTACCATACCTATATTTAAAGGATGTGAAGTTGGTATTGCTGATGCTCCAAGAATAGTCCATGCTGATGGTATTCCTGCTTTTTCAACAACTGCTTTTAACTCATTTTCTGCTTTACCAAGTATAATACCTTGTCCCCAAACGATCATTGGTTTTTTTGCAGAATTTATTAATTTAGCTGCTGCTTTAACAGATTCAGGATTGGTTTTAGGAACTGGAATATAACTTCGTACACCAGTACATTTTTTATATTCAAAATCTAATTCACCAAATTGAGCATCTTTAGTTATATCTACTAATACTGGTCCTGGCCTACCACTTTTTGCTATATAAAAAGCTTTAGCTAATACTTCTGGAATTTCCGAAGCTTTAGTAACTTGATGATTCCATTTAGTTACTGGCGTAGATATACCCACAATATCAGTTTCTTGAAACGCATCACTACCTAATAAATGTGAAGGTACTTGACCCGTAATACAAACCATTGGTGTAGAATCTATTTGCGCATCGGCAATTCCTGTTATTAAGTTTGTAGCCCCTGGTCCTGAGGTTGCCATAGCAACACCAACGCGTCCTGAAATACGTGCGTAACCTTGAGCAGCATGTGCCGCACCTTGCTCATGTCTTGTTAGTACATGATGAATTTGATCTCTAAACTTATATAACTCATCATAAACAGGCATGATAGCACCTCCTGGATATCCATAAAGAATATCAACACCTTCAGCCATTAAGCATCTTACAACTGCTTCACTACCTGAAATACGCATTTTTTTACTAATCACTTCTTGTGTTTTGTTTTCTGTTTCTGTATTCATAATTCTCACTTTAAATTCATGAGATTCCTTCCTTAGAGGGAATGACAAAAATATTGTTATTTATTACGCATCAGTCACACATCCTTTAGATGCAGAGGCTACCGTTTTTGCATATTTATATAATATTCCTTTTTTATGTTTCAACGCTGGCTCAACCCATTGCGATTTTCTTTCTGCTAATTCTTCATCAGAAAGTAAAACGTTAATTGAATTATCTTCAGCACTTATTCTAATCTTATCACCAGTTTTTAATAATCCAATAGTTCCACCTGATTGTGCTTCTGGAGTAATATGCCCAACAACAAACCCATGAGTTCCTCCTGAAAAACGACCATCTGTGATTAAAGCTACAGATTTACCTAAACCTGCTCCCATAATTAAAGAGGTTGGCTTAAGCATTTCTGGCATCCCTGGACCTCCTTTTGGTCCTACATAACGAATGACGACGACATCTCCTCTTTCAACTTCTCCATTTGAAATTCCAGTATTTGCAGCTTGTTCACCATCATAAACAACCGCTTTTCCTTCAAACAATAAGCCTTCATTTCCTGATATTTTAGCAACAGCACCTTCAGTAGCTAAATTCCCATAAAGAATTTGTAGATTCCCAGAAGATTTTAAAGCTTTATCCTTTGGGTA
The nucleotide sequence above comes from Flavobacteriaceae bacterium HL-DH10. Encoded proteins:
- the ilvB gene encoding biosynthetic-type acetolactate synthase large subunit, coding for MNTETENKTQEVISKKMRISGSEAVVRCLMAEGVDILYGYPGGAIMPVYDELYKFRDQIHHVLTRHEQGAAHAAQGYARISGRVGVAMATSGPGATNLITGIADAQIDSTPMVCITGQVPSHLLGSDAFQETDIVGISTPVTKWNHQVTKASEIPEVLAKAFYIAKSGRPGPVLVDITKDAQFGELDFEYKKCTGVRSYIPVPKTNPESVKAAAKLINSAKKPMIVWGQGIILGKAENELKAVVEKAGIPSAWTILGASAIPTSHPLNIGMVGMHGNYAPNKLTNECDVLIAIGMRFDDRVTGDLTKYAKQAKVIHFDIDPSEIDKNVKTDVAVIGDSKDSLAQLLPLLDAKSHDSWLQEFKDLYAIEFEQVIKDDLHPTKEGLTMGEVLKQINIESKGDAAIVSDVGQHQMIACRYSEFNLTKSNITSGGLGTMGFALPAAIGAKMAEPHREVVAIIGDGGFQMNIQELGTVFQQRTPVKIVVLNNEFLGMVRQWQQLFFDKRYASTEMTNPDFVAIAKGYHIQAKRITKREELADAVKEMIASKESYFLEVCVEKEDNVFPMVPSGASVSDIRLS